A segment of the Chryseobacterium scophthalmum genome:
TAATTAAGAAAATTGCCATTGAATACTTATATAGTTGCAAGATCTTTTTGTTGATTACATTTTTCATTTTACAAGCTTTTTTAAAAATTAAATCGCATCCCGAAACCAAACAAAGCGTGAAACTCACCGAGCTGACTGTTCTGCAAATAGCGCAGCTGCCCATTGACCAAAAAAACACAGTGGTCTGTCAGATAACTTTCGATAGACAGTTTTCCATTTGCACCATAGATGAAATTCTCGGTTGCATTAATAATAGAGCCATCATAGATCATTTCAGTTCCCCTATTGATCTGCTCATAACCTACAAGCCCTCCTAAACCCAGATTGATGTTGACATTCCGCATCAGATCTCCCCACACATAGAGACTGTAACCCCCATTGAAAAGGAAAGTATCAATCGGGATATCGTAATGGGCATACTCGTAATACTTTCTGCTGTATTCGGCCAATCCGAAGAGGTAATTACCGTTTTTGGTATAAGAAATAACACCTGCACCTAAAACGTAATTTTGCTTTTCAGGAGATTGTGGAAATACTGAATATGAAATTTCGAATCCTTTTTGATTAGGGATCATTTGCTGAGCAAATGATTGAATATTTATTGTAAGTAGTAATGCGGTTGTTAAAAATATTCTATTCATCTTATTTTGTTTTTACGTTTAAACTGCTGATCAGCCTGGCATGGATCAGATCGGTATTTTCAAGCTGAACCTTCTGATGCCTTCCGCCATTCTTTTCCAGAATTTCAATTTCCAAGACCTGATCCTTTAAAAGGGTAAATTGATCTAACAAGTAAATTCCTAAAATGTCAGAATGATGAATTGCGGTCATCACCGGAAAATGGATCCGAACCGGCTCTAAGAGTTTATCCTGAACGACCGTTCTTTTCAAATTCTTCTTATCGATAATTTTGAAATTGACCAGATCAATGTCATACGCCACATTGCTGCTGTTTTTAACCTCTAAGGTGAAAAAGAATTTGCTGTCATTGACGTGCAGTGCCCGGACTGAAAACTGGATCCCATAGCTTCTGGAAGTGATGTGTTTGATGGTTCTTCTGCTTTTTGCATATAGGTTTTCCAGGATGAGCTCTGTCAGGGAGGAAGAACTTCCCCTGAGATCTTCAAACAGGACATCCGCAATATACTGGCGCTCATTGCTTCTCTGCATCTTTAAAAGGTCATAGCTGAGTGCATCAGGATATGAACTGTAAAAAACATCGAAGCTGTAGAATTTTCCATCTTCAGTGATCACAGAGAAATTGGTTTCTTCTTCGAAGTCCCTAACTGCCGATTTGATCCGAAGAACATTTCCAACAGGTTCTGCCTTATTGGCGACCAGCAGGTCACTCCCCAAGTCGACATATCGGATCGGAGAAGGAAAAAGCAGGTGCGAGGTTTTATTGTAGGTGACCTGCATTTTGAAAGGTTCCAACTTAGCTTCCTCCAGTGAAAGATAGGAAGCAACGGAATCCTGAGCCAGTGATCTGCCTGAAAAGAGCAGAAATACGATCATCAATAGATAATGGCTTTTTATTTGATTCATTTTATTGTTTTTTAATGGATTGTTTTTTTGGCACAAGCAAAACCTGATGGCCCGCTTTTACCTTTACTTTTTGTTGTCTGACCCGTTTCTGGAAATAACCCGACAACCCCTGCACCACTCCTCTGCTTAAATCCGCCGCGATCTGCTGACCTGCCGACTGCGTCATCATAATATTGGTACCAGAAGTTTGCCCCATACTGCCCACAATGTCGGTCACAGCATTTTGCTCTGGTGAATAAGGAACATATAAGCCGAGCTGACCATCATTGTCATGAACATTGATCTCTACAGGATAAATGCTGCCCCGATATTCTATCGACGAAATTTTCAATTGCAGTCTCCCACCCTGAAATTTGCCTGTCGCTTTAAGCAATGTTCCTGCAGGAATTTTGGTATGAGCCAGAAGCATACTTTCCAAGAGTCTTATCGATAATGTACTTTCATTGGTCATCGTCATTGACTCTTGAACAAGACCTTTGATCGCATTTTTTGATTGTTTTGAATCATTGGTTTTATCCTGAGTACCAAACAATCTATGATCATTCAGACCAGCCAGAAAGGCACTGTCTGATGGCTCTCTGTATAATGAAGAGACAATATTTAAGTGAGCTGATTTTACTGCTGTGAGCTGTACTTTATTTCCAGAAGGCTGCTTCACATCCTCTTCTCTTGATACAGGATCTTCCTGCTTATTACTTTGGGGAAGGTATTTCGCAGCCATTTGGTAGGATTTTTCCATCAGCTCCAATTGGTCATTGACCCCAAGACTTGCGGGAACAGCATTGTTCTGCAGAGCTTCATTCTTTAATCTGGATATTTCTTTCCTAAGATTATTCACTTCCTGATCATCCCTGCTGTAGAAGGAACCTAGTGTCTGCTGCGCATTGCGATAGCTGTTAACTGCACTCGGATTAGATTGTGACAAACTATTCGGATGAGCTGTCAATGACGTCTGATCAGAATTTTGGTTTAGGTTGTTTTCGTCAGTCCAGTAATCAGACAAGGTGGTCATCGCATTTCTTTTCTCTTCATTCTTTTGCTCCAGCAGCTGCTGCTCATAAGCCTTCTGTTTGTCAGATTGCAGCTGATCATCCTTTGCCTGTGGTATTCCCGCATTAAATCCGGATTCATCAACAATTTTATTGTCCTTTGGCTTAAAGATGAGGTAGAAGCAACCGGCACATACCGCCGCCATCAAAAAATAGATCAGTGGTTTCTTTATTCTCTCCCACCGTAAATTTTCAAGGCCTTGTGATTCGTGTTCTAATTGCGGTGATTCGTTTTCAGTGATCTTTATTTTATTTGAATCTTTCATCGGTCTGCTTTTTAATGGTTGAACCCACTTTGTTATCCTTTGCTGATCTTTTCATAGCAGTATGATCTGAAATGGTCGTAATATGACTGATCGACATCGTATTGGTTTTATTTCCGGTTGAAATAAAAATGCTGATAAGAACCAGTAAGGTAACTACGGCATAACCTGCAAAAAACAGCTTGGTGAAAAACCTCTGGCGTTTCGCCGGGAGCTCTTTCCATTTTCTGTCTGCAAGCAAAATATGCTGCTCTATTTTATCTCTAATTTTTTTCATTGTTCTTACTTTTAACGTTCAACAGTTTCAACATCTTTATTTTCAATGACATTGAATTTTTCAATCGTAAATCCCTGGGGATTGCTGTCTGACCTCACCGAATTCACTAATGCACAATTGGTGATCAGACTTCGTATCGTCAGATTGCTGGATCGTATAATGAACTGCCTTGCAAAGGTCTTTACGGCGTAAGGATAGTTATTGAAATCTGCCACAACACTGTCAACCTCGATCCTCTGCTGGATATTCCCTGAGATGATCCGGTTGTAATAGCCTTTCTCCTGCAGGTCTTTGTAGTAATCGAATGCAGACTGGTCTGCCAGATTGAAAGCTCTTTTGACATTGCTTTCAATGGCATTTTTATCCGGCGCCACTGTAAAGAACAGCTCGTGAAAACGTCTTACATGCTCTCTGGCCTCGACAGGCCTGTTGATCGACATATCCTGTGACAGAGCCACCATCAGCGATTTGCCGTTATCCAGTACGTAAATCTTCTGTCGCTGTTCTTCTGCAAACTGATAGGACTTAAAAACGACCACGCCTACCACTACAAAACAGAGCACCGCAAAAACGAATGTAAATAAGCGGATCTGTTTGAAGCTGCTCTCTATATTTCTTAAAGTTTTAAATTCCATTGGATCGTATTTTTATTTTAATAATCTGCCTGAGATATTACCTGTTGCACTGCCTGCTGCTGCTCCCGCAATATTTCCTGATTTTTTGGCGGTCTGGTTGACATTGCGCATAAAGTTACCGGCACCTCCTGCCTGAATGACCCATCCGGTAACGGTTGGAACCGTAAAATATCCAATGATCCCGATGATCATATAGATGATGTAAACCGTGTTAGAAGTATCAGGAATGAAGTTCGGATCTGACAGCATCTCAATATCCCGTTCCCAAATGAGCGATTGTATCTTGGCTAAGATCGAACTGAAAATATCAGCAACCGGTAACCACAGATAGACACTGATATATCTCGTCAGCCATTGGGTCAGTGTGGTCTGAAAACCATCCCAGACCGATATGGCAAAAGCAATGGGTCCCAATATGGAAAGTACAATGAGAAAGAAGGTCCTTATTGTATCAATGACCAAAGCTGCTGACTGGAATAGGATCTCCAGAAACTCGCGGAATCCATCCCTGATCTGCTTCTTGATATCGAACATCTCCCTTTCGATATACATCCCGGACATTGTCACCAGGTCTGACGGAGACCATCCCAGTTCTTCCAACTTTTTATCGAATTCCTCATCCGATATCAGATAGGCCATTTCGGGATTTCTGAGCATGGCTTCCCGCTCCAGAAGATCTTTTTTCTGCTGGAGGTCGTTCAGATCCAGAACCTGATCCTCCAGCATCGAATGACTTCCCTGAACGATCGGGCTCAGCACGCCATTGATACTTCCTAGTACCAATGTTGAAAAGAACATTATGCAGATACCTATGGCAAAGGGTCTGAGCATAGGAAACAGGTCGATCGGTTCGGCACGGCTGAGCGATTGCCATACCTTGATGGCTACATAGAACAGTGCGCCCAATCCGGCAATCCCTTTTGCTACCGCAGCCATGTCGGCACACAATGGCATCATCTCATCATAGACCGAACGAAGTACTTCGTGTAGATTACTAGGTTCCATCTTACCAGTATTTTTGGTTTGCAGTACCATATAGATCCAACACTCTTTGGGTATTGTTCTGTTTTTTTGCTCTTAAGTAGCTTACGGAAATATTCTTGTTCGTGTAGTATCGCACCAGATTATGGTATTCTTTGACCTCCTTATATACACGGTCGATCACATCCATTCTTTCTTTATCATTGAGCGAAAGCCCATTGGCTGTGATGATCTCCTTCAGTTCTTTTAAAAGTTCCGTACTTTCGGTCAGTAGTGCTGAATAGCCGTTCGCAATGGCCGTCAGTTCCTGCGCGTTGAAGTTGGGATCATTGAGCATCTTACTGAAATTGGTAACGTAGATCTCTGATACGTCGCCGACCATCAGGACGGTCTGCTGTACTTTCCTAGCATCTTTGACCAGATTGTTGATGGCTTTCAGTTTGTCATAATATTCCTTTCCCTGTTCATAGACCTTCTTTACTTCGTTGAAATTTTTAACGACATTGGAAACCGTTGATGAGGTTTGCACAATTTCATTGGCGCTGTTCAGAATTCCGGAAGCGAGATTGGCAGGATCGGTTACCACGAATTGTGCTTTGGCGTAGGTTGCGGTAGCGAAAATCGCTACCATTGCTGTTTTAATGATTAAATTTTTCATTGTTGTTAAATTTTAAATGATTGAATTAATTGTCTTTGTTTGATTTGATCCTCCTGAGAGAGATCCTCTTAATGGCATGCTCTACATTGCCGTCAAGTTCAGAGGTGAGATTCATCACCTCCATTTTTTCAGTTTCCTCTGTCGTGTAAGCCAGATATTCCTCGGTGGAAACTTCGGTGGCATAGACCGCAGAATGGGTTCCGCCCAGTCCGATCCAGACTTCCTTATACAATCTTCTGTGATCATTGTTCATATTGATCGAGAGTACCTGTGACTTTTCCTTGTCCGTGAGGCCAAGCATCGCCTGGATGTCATCGAACTTGTTCATATACTTGCGCTGATCCAAAAGGATCTTGCAGTCTGAATTGTTGATGATGCTTTCTTTGACGATCGGCGACTGGATGATATCATCCACCTCCTGGGTGACCACGATGGCTTCGCCGAAGAATTTTCTGACCGTTTTGAAAAGATATTTGATGTACTCCGCCATCCCTTCTTTGGCGATTGCTTTCCAGGCTTCTTCAATGAGGATGAGTTTTCTGATCCCTTTCAGTCTTCGCATCTTATTGATGAAAACCTCCATAATGATAATGGTCACGATCGGGAACAGGATCTTGTGGTCTTTGATCGCATCAATTTCAAAAACGATGAATCGTTTGGACAACAGGTCGAGCTGCTTCTCTGAATTCAGCAGGTAGTCATATTCTCCCCCTTTGTAATAAGGTTCGAGAACATTGAGAAAGTTGGCGATATCAAAATCCTTTTCCCTGACCTTCTTCTGGTCAAGGATTTTTTGATAGTCGTCTTTCACATAATTATAGAATCCGTTGAAAGACGGAAATTGATCACTGCGTTTCATCAGTTCAATATAACCGCTTACCGCATTGGAAAGTGCCACTTCCTCTGAACGGCTTGGTGGTTCATCATCCCTTTTCCATAAAGTGAGGATCAGAGTTTTGATACTTTCTCTTTTCTCAATATCAAAGACGCCGTCATCGGTATAGAATGGATTGAAGGCGATCGGATCGTCTTCTGTATAGGTAAAATACACGCCGTCCTCCCCTTTTGTCTTGCCCTTGATCAGTTCGCATAAGCCGTGATAGGAATTTCCGGTATCGACCAGTAATACGTGAGCACCCTGCTCATAATACTGTCTGACCATATGGTTGGTGAAAAAGGATTTACCACTTCCTGAAGGTCCCAAAATAAACTTGTTCCGATTGGTAATGATCCCCTGCTTCATCGGAAGATCGGAGATATCCAGATGAATGGGTTTTCCGGTCAGACGGTCAGCCATCTTGATCCCGAACGGCGATGGGGAGTCCTGATAATTGGTTTCTTCTGTGAAGAAACACAAGGCAGGTTCGATAAAGGAGTAAAAGCTTTCTTCACTTGGAAAGTCACCTGCGTTACCTGGAATACCAGCCCAATATAATGTTGCCGTATCTGTCGTATTATGCCGTGGCTTGCATTCCATCAAGGCTAAAGCACTACCGGTATCATTCTTCAGCTGTTTCAATTCTGAAGGATTGTCTGACCAAGACATCACGTTGAAATGGGCGCGGATGGATTGCAGACCGTATGAATGGGCTTCATTCAAATACTTTTCTATCCATTCCTTATTAATCTGGTTCGCCCTGCTATACCTTGCCAGCGAGTGCATGTTTCTAGCGGACTTTTCAAATTTACTCAGGTTATCATCGCTACTATCAATGAATAGGTATTGATTGTAAATGTGATTGCAGCTTAACAGAAGTCCTACGGGAGAAGCAAATGACAAAAGGCAGTCACTTCGGTCGGTGCTCAGTTTTTCATAACGGCTGTGTGATGCAACAGAACTTGGCAGATCATCTGTATCGGATAAGGTGTGCATACTGATTCGGTTGTTTCCTATGCGCATTTCTTCCGATCCTAGCTTGATATCCTGTAAAGAGGGATTGGGTTCTCTTGATAAGGTCAGGTACTGTTCTAATATTCCTGACTGTTCGGCGGTTCCTGAGATCTCGTCTTCGGTCATCCTTTCCAGATGGATATAAACGCTGTCATTCATGATTCTTTCAAACTGGTCGACAGCTTCCAAAAAGCGGCTGATCACCTCTTTGTCTTTGATCTCCTTCGGGATCAGTTTTCCTTTGCACAGCGAGGAAAAGTTGCTCTGCATCCGCATTCTCTCCTTACTGGTCTTCGTAATGAACAGGTAACAGTAATGATTTAAAAAAGGTCTCTCATTGAAATGTCTTTCAAAAGATTTTGACAGAAAACTCTGGTCTTCTCTCGAAAGATCAGGATTGTAGTTTTCTTTGATAAACCAGTCCTGCTTATGCACGACCGTAAAATCTGGCAGGGTCTTGATTGCCTTGAACCAAGCTGAGTGCATCGCTTCATATTCTGCCGAGGCTACCGTAAACAGTTCTGGAAGTCTGACCTTTAAGCAAACCGTGACATCCGCATCTTTTGAAATAATGCAGTCGTTTTCTATCGCAAGCAGTGGAAATTTACTCTCCAGCGTTGCGGCTTTGGAGGTATTTCTCATGCTGAAGCTTTTTGACGGTTAGTTTTCAGATAGCGATAGACACACTTGCGGCTGATAATATATCGGGGATGCTTCTTTTGAGCGCCCAACTTCATCAGGCCGTGTTCGCCATATTTTCCATTAAGCGAGAAGGTCTGCCAGATCAGGATTCCACTGCTGGCTCCGCCAAGCGTGAGGCAGAGATAGGTATTGACACCGGCCATGTACATGACCATTAAACAAACTAATATTCCCAGTAAGCCCCCTGCAAAAATGAAAAGGTACTGGGCTTTTAGTCCCTTGAACTCTACAGTTCTTCCGATTCCTTTGTTGATATGATAGGTATTCATATTCATCATTTTTAAAGGAAGAATGAACGGAGGATCGTAGCGGCCACAATCAGGAAGATGCACGCACCAAACCAGCTGGCAGCGGTTTTGCTGGTGTCGGGGTCACCACTGCTGAACTTATTGTAGACTTTTACCCCTCCTATCAGTCCCACGACAGCGCCGATCGCATAGATGAGTTGGGTTGCGGGTTCAAAATAAGAGGTGACCATCTGGGTGGCTTCGTTGATACCTGCGGTGCCGTTGCCCTGGGCAAAAGCGCAGGGAGCAAAAACTATTGCTAACATCGCAAACAGCAGTTTTTTTCTTTGTTTTTCCATTATACAAACATTTAAATGTTACTCAGACCTGCTCTCTGCAGGACTCAGAAGCAAATTTGTTGTGGAAAAACGGGGTGTTTTTTAATTGTCTTTGAGGGGTGATATTTGGCGCCTCACGACCTAATCGCTTTTTAAATTTTGTATTTTAGCAATTGATCTCATAATGTTATGAGGTATATATAATAACACCCAAGAATTAAGTTTAATGGCCAATATAAAACGTCCCATGTTCACACCTTCCGTCTTAGAAGGATTATGCAAATCAATCGGGGACACGGTTGATGGTCTGACAGGAAGTGAAATTGGGCAAATACTTCTAAATGCTGATATTGCAGACATTGATCCCGCAGCGACTAAATGGAAAAGGCTTTATGCAGCGTTTGCTGACTGGCAAAATAAAAACCAATGTTCAAATCATATACTTCGATTTGTACAAGACGCCTTACAGCCGGTACGATACATTCGAAAAGAAGAATTATTTCACAGTCGAAGGCTGGAAGTCAACAAACGTCTACTTTTTATTGGTGTTGAACTTTCTGAAGAAGGAAAATATAGAATTGTTGACAAAGCAACAACTATCGCTGAAGCTGAGCAGCGTTCAAACCGTTTGAAGCAGAAATTAGAAAGTAGAAATACCCATATAAAAGTTTTTGAATATTGTACTGCAGAATTGTTAGTTCAGAATTATTTTCACTCAGTTTTTGAAGCAACTAAAAGTATTGCTGACAGATTGAGAGAAATGACCGGTTTGCAAACGGACGGTAATGCCTTGGCTGACACTTCATTTTCTACCATGCAACCACTGATCAAAATAAACAGTTTCGTTACCTCAACTGATAGAAGCGAACATATTGGGCTGTGCAATTTAATAAAAGGAATTTTTGGATTAATCAGAAATTCGACCGCTCATGAGCCGAAGATTAAATTTGACATCAACGAGGAAGAAGCTCTGGATATTTTAAACACCATTTCCTATGTCCACAAAAGACTTGATAAAGCATTGTAAAAAAGGGAGTCCACTTAAATGAACTCCCCAATGTCGAAACCATCTTCATCATCTTTACGCCTCAAAGAAATTTTATCATCTTCATTCGAAATACTCTGGCTCATCAAAGCGGCAATTCGCTTTGATGCATCATCCAATGAATTTTCCAAAAGATCAAAAAGCTCGGTTCCGTGAATTTTTTGAATGATGTGAACTGCTTGCTGTTTTAAGTCAGGCTTCAGCACATCTTGCTGAAGCAGTTGTCCCGCAGTACTCAATTCCTGAAAGGTAACCCCTGTAGCAAACCCGCTTTCGATATTAGAATCATCTTGATACTGCCAGTCTTCCTCCTCGTCTTCCCAATCATTATTTTTGACCAGTATATCGTCAAGTTCTTTCTTTGAAGCCGTATTTTCAAGTACCACCTCTTCGGTTTCTGAATCAAAATTATTCACATTATGTACATTAGATTCACCTTGGCCTTGATCGGCATCAGATGGCTGTAACTTTCTTTCTTCTATCTTTGTTTTCCCTATGATAGAGGGCATAGTTAGATGAGCTTTGGTACTTTTTTCCCGAGGATGGAGATTTGTAAGCTTCTTATCCCACAGTAGTAAGATGATAACTAGTAATAGACCTATGATGATTAATTGTTCCATAAGATAATAGATTAAAAGATTGGACGGTATTTGCTGTTGAAATCATCGGTAATCTCTTCTTCAAACATCTCGAAATGATATGCCAAAATATTATCGAGATATGCGTATAAAGGGATCTGATCGTCGGCAATGATCTGGATGATCCGGGAAAGTCGCTCATGATATTCGGGACGAATATAAATACTTTTATCACCACGCTTGGTCATCGTGTGATGGGTCAGAAACTGCTCAGCGTAGGTGATTCCAAGGCTTTTTTTGCTTTTTATTTTTTGCTTCGTCGCCGGCTTTTTCTTTAAGGAATCAAGTTCTTGGCTCTGCGATTCATTCTTTGTGTTGCCAGCCATGATGGACATCAGATATTGTTCATCGATATTGTTGTCTTCGTTGTTCTTTTTATAACTGTCCATCTTTTTACAATTTTACAATTCTTAAAAACTCATCCATAAACTGATCAAGCCGGCATAATGTCATCAACTTAGGATCTGCTGGCAGTAATGTCGAACGGAAAACGGTTTTTGCAACCGTCTCCCCTTCTTTGCGAAATCTCTTGCTGTCTGTGATGGAAGTTTTCATTAATTGAAGCCCCAGATCTTTGATTACTTTTTCATAGTTTTTATACAATAATGTTCTCTCCCTGCCATCGACCTGATTCCAAAACAGCTGTATGCTTTTGATATCGGTATGCTTTTTCTTCATCAGGATATTGGTCAGGACATCCGTAAAACTCAGGGTGCTTTCAAGAACAACCCTATCCGCTGTAATAGGAGAAAAAATATAGTGGACATTGGCGAGAGTGCTCAAGATGCCAGCCGTATTGACCGTTCCGGGAAGATCCAGAAAAACGATATCCGGTGCAACTACGGAATTAACAAGATAATTTTCAAGCTCTTCCAACACCGTGTCGGTCTTGCTCTGGAACACAAGATAGGCTTTTTTATTAATGGTTGTAAATTGCTTATGGGCCATTTTTTTTAACACCTCATTTTGCATCACTGTTTTAAGGTCCCTCTCTCTCATCTGTATCAAACTGTACTGTGGGAAGTCACAGTCGAACACAGCGACTTGATATCCTAAACGGTAATGAAGGATACTTGCCAACAGTGCTGTGAAGGTACTTTTTCCCACTCCTCCCTTTTGAGTGGAAAAGGCGATAATGACTGGTTGTTTTTTTGTTTCCATTTTTTTGATTATTTAGTTGAACACTGATTTAACGATACTTCTAGAGTGACAGCTGGCTGGCAGGCTCGAATCACATCCGGCTTTCCTGCAATCTTAGACAATTGAAAGCATATCTGACTTCCAACTGTAGGACCAGAATTCAATCAGTCAGTGGGTCTTTCTTGAAAGGATCCTGTACTTCCGTCAGGTTGGAATGCCTGACCGATCTTTATCTTGTGCTATTGCATTCCTGATATCCTGACTGACGTCTGGAAAGTTGGAATGCCTGCCTTCAAGAACTCAAACGATTTTGCCATACATCAGTCCTGCCGACATTCTGGTACAAATAAATAACATCCGGCTGCACTCAGCTTCTAAGTGGTTGTCTTTGACTCGCAATGGATTTGTTTGGCCTTATGAACTTTAGAGAGTCTGTGAAGCATTGTAGTTTACTTTGTCAAGCTTAGTTGACTGGCTTAAAGCTTTCGATTTTTAAACAGGAGAAGAGCCTGTACTGCTGGATTGAATCAAATCTATTATGGGTCTAACCTTTCACCCGAAAGGGGCAAGTTGTGTTTTGAGCATCTCGAAACGTTTTCGGATGCGCAAAACAACTTGCCCTTGCAGGGGGCAGAAACAGTCTCCGAAGTCGATGTTTTATAAATTTAATTGGACAGATGATGAACGATCATAATGGTAAACCACAGAAAAAGACAGGACGCCGTCCAAAGGCAGATCCGGCTAAGATTCGATATACGATCTCGTTTAATGAAGCGGAACATTCCCGATTTCTTGAACTTTTTGCCCAGTCGGGAATGAACGTGAAGGCTCATTTTATAACAGCCTGTATTTTCGAAAAGACGATCAAGACTGTCAAAGTGGATAATGGAACAATGGATTTCTATATGAGACTAACCTCTTTTCACAGCCAATTTCGGGCTGTTGGAGTCAATTATAATCAGATGGTTAAACTGTTATACACCAATTTTTCAGAGAAAAAGGCGGCAGCTCTTCTCTATAAATTGGAAAAACAAACTATAGAAATGGTTGACATTTTTAAAAAAGTGAAAAGGCTGACAGAAGAATTTGATCATAAACATTTGAAAGATTCAGAATAAAATGATCGCAAAAATTGGAAGAAGCAGTAATCTCTACGGCACCTTATCCTACAACAATATAAAAATTGAAAAGGAAAAGGGAGAAATTTTGTTGATGAACAAAATGATTGAAACGGCAGAGGGAAGCTATTCTGTTTCTCAACTGGCAAGATCATTTGAACCATACCTATTGGCAAACAGAAATACTGAAAAGCATACGTTGCATATTTCATTAAACCCCGATCCTAAAGACGATGTCTCTGATGAAAAATACAAAGAAATGGCTCAACAGTATATGACTGAAATGGGTTATGGCAATCAGCCTTTCATCGTGTTCAAGCATACCGATATCGACCGCAGCCACATCCATATTGTTTCAGTTTGCGTTGATGAAGATGGAAAAAAGATCTCTGATCAATTTGAAAGGGTTCGCTCAATGAAAGCCTGCCGGGAACTGGAAAGAAAACACGGACTGATACAGGCAACAGGTAAAAAACATCAGCGGAATGATAAGATTTTCAGGCCGGTGAATTTTCAGGCCGGTGATGTGAAAAGTCAGATAGCTGCTGTTGTTCGTCATTTGCCAGACTATTACAAATTTCAGACTTTAGGGGAATACAATGCCCTGCTTTCCCTGTTCAATATTACCACCGAAAAAGTGGAGGGTGAATTTATGGGAAGGCATTGGCATGGTTTACTGTATTTTCCATTAAATGAGAAAGGCGAAAAAGCAGGACATCCGTTCAAGGCCTCGTTATTTGGAAAATATGCAGGACTTCAGGCTACGGAACAGCATTTTATGAAATGCAAAAAAGCTTTGAAAGATTCCCCAATCAAATACACCTTAAAATCAGCAATCACTCAAGCCTTGCAAAGCACAACAAATGAGCGGACCTTTATAAAGCAATTGTTGAAAAAGGGCATTGACATCGTGGTACGCCGGAATAATACAGGACGTATTTACGGGATAACTTTTATAGACCACAATTCTAAGACAGTGTGGAACGGTTCACTATTGGGAAAAGAACTTTCTGCCAATACCTTTAATGATTGTTGGAACAATAACATCAAACCCGATATTAAAGAG
Coding sequences within it:
- the mobB gene encoding conjugal transfer protein MobB; its protein translation is MIAKIGRSSNLYGTLSYNNIKIEKEKGEILLMNKMIETAEGSYSVSQLARSFEPYLLANRNTEKHTLHISLNPDPKDDVSDEKYKEMAQQYMTEMGYGNQPFIVFKHTDIDRSHIHIVSVCVDEDGKKISDQFERVRSMKACRELERKHGLIQATGKKHQRNDKIFRPVNFQAGDVKSQIAAVVRHLPDYYKFQTLGEYNALLSLFNITTEKVEGEFMGRHWHGLLYFPLNEKGEKAGHPFKASLFGKYAGLQATEQHFMKCKKALKDSPIKYTLKSAITQALQSTTNERTFIKQLLKKGIDIVVRRNNTGRIYGITFIDHNSKTVWNGSLLGKELSANTFNDCWNNNIKPDIKETIKQQWKISRTNDADLPTQETHYLFNHLNSTEKQEDGLIETLGGLLPEAQGGDYEERDFANRVRKKRKRY